A genome region from Tachyglossus aculeatus isolate mTacAcu1 chromosome 15, mTacAcu1.pri, whole genome shotgun sequence includes the following:
- the GPR142 gene encoding probable G-protein coupled receptor 142, producing MMMSPNSTALAQRAGPLGGAPPSPCVAGVFPIIYYSILLGLGMPVNILTAAALARLAARTQKASYRYLLALTGADILTQVVIVFAGFLLQAAVLARRVPQAVVHAANVLEFATNHASIWVAVLLALDRYSALCQPLRHRASSSPGRTRRAIAAVFAAALLTGIPFYWWLDVWRDADPPDTLDTVLKWAHCLTIYFIPCGIFLVTNSVIVHRLRRRGRPRLGRTTAILLGVTTLFAILWAPRTVVMLCHLYVASVNKDWRVHLALDLANMVAMLNTVINFFLYCFISKTFRATVRELLHSSRLPGPTAHARSSADSVLKPMRLPKGASL from the exons atgatgatgtccccgaATAGTACTGCGCTGGCCCAGAGGGCAGGACCCCTGGGGGGAGCCCCACCATCCCCCTGTGTGGCCGGGGTCTTCCCTATCATCTACTACAGCATCCTGCTGGGCCTGGGGATGCCAG TCAACATACTGACCGCCGCCGCTCTGGCCCGCCTCGCCGCCAGGACCCAGAAGGCCTCCTACCGCTACCTGCTGGCCCTGACCGGGGCCGACATCCTGACGCAGGTGGTCATCGTCTTCGCGGGCTTCCTGCTGCAGGCTGCGGTGCTGGCCCGTCGGGTCCCCCAGGCCGTGGTCCACGCGGCCAACGTGCTGGAGTTCGCCACCAACCACGCCTCCATCTGGGTGGCTGTGCTGCTCGCCCTGGACCGCTACTCTGCCCTGTGCCAGCCCCTACGGcaccgggcctcctcctcccccggccgcACCCGCAGGGCCATCGCCGCCGTATTCGCCGCCGCCCTGCTCACCGGCATCCCCTTCTACTGGTGGCTCGACGTCTGGAGGGACGCGGATCCCCCAGACACGCTGGACACCGTGCTCAAGTGGGCCCACTGCCTCACCATCTATTTCATCCCCTGCGGCATCTTCCTGGTCACCAACTCCGTCATCGTCCACCGGctgaggcggcgggggcggccccgCCTGGGCAGGACCACTGCCATCTTGCTGGGCGTCACGACGCTCTTTGCCATCCTCTGGGCCCCCCGGACGGTCGTCATGCTCTGTCACCTCTACGTGGCCTCGGTCAACAAGGACTGGCGAGTCCACCTGGCCCTGGACCTGGCCAACATGGTGGCCATGCTCAACACCGTCATCAACTTCTTCCTCTACTGCTTCATCAGCAAGACCTTCCGGGCCACCGTCCGTgaactcctccactcctcccggctcccaggccccacGGCCCACGCGAGGAGCTCAGCTGATTCAGTGCTTAAGCCAATGAGACTCCCCAAGGGGGCGTCCCTATAA